Proteins encoded within one genomic window of Gloeobacter kilaueensis JS1:
- a CDS encoding alpha/beta fold hydrolase, with protein MIPADETFEGTFVFTPHFLDVVGFRMHYVYEGTGQPILLHGEPTWGYLFRQVIPRLAERYRVIVPDLTGFGKSETTQGWECTVLTQVDNLEALILVLDLEGITLLVHDWGGVIGGGVALRHPECIARIVVTSGAVPLGTAREAELTARNVAEAEYFRWMARLHRERTLETVLSHLGHLVLALMLGLQGFENRAVMNQTWLSAYSLPFCTPPECLGAIAFPKSIVDGTVRFEIADAGAVAALRNRPATMIVGMQDRVLKPEYLRAPVREAFPDAPVHRLHGAGHFLYEDEPEAITLLIDQFIQYTGRM; from the coding sequence ATGATCCCGGCAGACGAGACGTTTGAAGGCACCTTTGTCTTCACCCCCCACTTCCTGGACGTAGTGGGCTTCCGAATGCACTACGTTTACGAGGGGACCGGCCAGCCGATCCTGCTGCACGGCGAACCGACCTGGGGGTACCTATTCCGCCAGGTAATCCCCCGTCTGGCCGAGCGCTACCGGGTGATCGTACCGGACCTTACGGGGTTCGGCAAAAGCGAGACGACCCAGGGGTGGGAGTGTACCGTCCTTACCCAGGTGGACAACCTCGAAGCGCTGATCCTTGTGTTGGACCTGGAGGGAATCACCCTCCTAGTGCACGACTGGGGCGGGGTGATCGGCGGCGGCGTGGCGCTTCGACATCCCGAGTGCATCGCACGCATCGTTGTGACCAGCGGTGCCGTGCCCCTTGGAACAGCGCGCGAAGCAGAGTTGACGGCCAGGAACGTGGCCGAGGCTGAGTACTTTCGTTGGATGGCCCGCCTGCATCGCGAAAGGACCCTCGAAACGGTTCTCAGCCACCTTGGCCACCTCGTCCTCGCACTCATGCTTGGGCTGCAGGGGTTCGAGAACCGGGCGGTCATGAACCAGACCTGGCTTTCGGCCTACAGCCTGCCGTTTTGCACCCCACCCGAATGCCTGGGTGCCATCGCCTTTCCCAAAAGCATCGTGGATGGCACCGTTCGCTTCGAAATCGCTGATGCCGGTGCAGTCGCCGCGCTGCGTAACAGACCAGCGACGATGATCGTCGGCATGCAAGACCGGGTGCTTAAACCGGAGTACCTTCGTGCCCCTGTTCGAGAAGCGTTCCCGGACGCTCCCGTTCATCGGCTCCATGGTGCAGGACACTTCCTGTACGAGGACGAACCGGAGGCGATCACCCTGCTCATCGATCAGTTCATACAGTACACCGGGAGGATGTGA
- a CDS encoding GlxA family transcriptional regulator, producing MDKFLTGNPVSPDGPPRRIVFLVLDRVHLLDLAGPAQVFDIALALGANYTLQFCAVHEQVRSAQGLWLGRLEALPSVGERDSVIVAGVAGELKARLGGEQPVLPPDARRWLQQAYAAGARVASVCGGALALAEAGLLDGRHCTTHWKLVGLLEQRYPRARVLDGVLYVHDGSVTTSAGIASGIDMALSLVEREHGPRFAAEIARLMVVYLRRNGSATQASAFLEHRTHLHPNVHRAQDWLAEHAAESVTLARLAAVAGMSVRHFSRAFKDATGITPRQYQQRLRLEVAAHLLAEPGLSVEEVASRCGFEDPRHFRRLWGRHFGAAPSRARPASHMHPA from the coding sequence ATGGACAAGTTCCTCACCGGCAATCCGGTTTCTCCTGACGGCCCACCTCGGCGCATCGTGTTTCTGGTTCTCGACCGGGTGCATCTATTGGATCTGGCCGGACCCGCCCAGGTGTTCGACATCGCCCTGGCCCTCGGGGCAAACTACACCCTACAGTTCTGCGCAGTGCACGAACAGGTGCGTTCTGCCCAGGGGCTGTGGCTTGGACGCCTCGAAGCCCTACCGTCAGTGGGTGAGCGCGACTCGGTCATCGTGGCAGGAGTGGCGGGGGAGTTGAAAGCAAGGCTGGGAGGAGAGCAACCGGTACTTCCACCCGACGCGCGGCGTTGGTTGCAGCAGGCGTACGCTGCCGGGGCTCGGGTCGCGTCGGTCTGTGGCGGGGCTTTGGCCCTCGCTGAGGCGGGACTGCTCGACGGGCGGCACTGCACTACCCACTGGAAGCTCGTCGGCCTGCTGGAGCAGCGCTACCCCCGCGCCCGAGTGCTCGACGGGGTCCTGTACGTGCACGACGGTTCGGTGACCACCAGTGCGGGCATTGCCTCGGGCATCGACATGGCGCTTTCGCTGGTGGAGCGGGAGCACGGGCCACGCTTTGCTGCGGAGATCGCCCGGTTGATGGTGGTCTACCTGCGTCGCAACGGCTCCGCCACCCAAGCAAGTGCCTTCCTGGAGCACCGCACCCACCTCCACCCGAACGTGCACCGAGCTCAGGACTGGCTGGCCGAGCACGCCGCCGAATCCGTGACGCTCGCGCGCCTTGCCGCCGTCGCCGGCATGAGCGTGCGCCACTTCAGCCGCGCCTTCAAAGACGCTACCGGCATCACCCCGCGGCAGTACCAGCAGCGCCTCAGGCTGGAGGTAGCCGCCCACCTGCTTGCCGAGCCAGGACTGTCTGTCGAGGAGGTGGCCAGCCGCTGCGGATTCGAGGACCCGCGGCACTTCCGCAGACTGTGGGGACGGCACTTCGGGGCCGCTCCCTCCCGCGCCCGCCCTGCTTCGCACATGCACCCAGCTTAA
- a CDS encoding HD domain-containing protein, with the protein MTPHFAADDAPIPDSRLCRRALELVREVSPPCLCNHCLRTYRFGALIARRQGLQFDRELFFLGAVLHDLGLCERFDCGQRFEVDGADAARAFALQEGISSEKAEALWEAVALHTSLGIAVRKSPEAALVFLGASMDVFGLGLEELDPQAVERVLQAHPRLDLATTLSELFVAQIRRKPHTVPFTWMTEVARCRVPGFTYPDYDQMLAQAPFNG; encoded by the coding sequence ATGACCCCACACTTCGCTGCAGACGACGCGCCGATTCCCGACAGCAGATTGTGCCGTAGGGCATTGGAACTGGTGCGGGAGGTGAGCCCGCCTTGTCTTTGCAACCACTGCCTGCGCACCTACCGCTTCGGTGCGCTCATCGCCCGACGTCAGGGGCTGCAGTTCGATAGGGAGCTGTTTTTCCTGGGGGCGGTGCTGCACGACCTGGGACTATGCGAGCGCTTCGACTGCGGACAGCGCTTCGAGGTGGACGGAGCCGATGCGGCCCGCGCCTTCGCCCTGCAGGAGGGCATCAGCTCTGAAAAAGCCGAAGCGCTGTGGGAAGCGGTGGCCCTGCACACCTCCCTTGGCATCGCGGTGCGCAAGTCCCCCGAGGCGGCGCTGGTGTTCCTGGGGGCGAGCATGGATGTGTTCGGCCTAGGTCTTGAGGAGCTCGACCCGCAGGCAGTAGAGCGAGTGCTCCAAGCTCACCCTCGGCTCGACCTCGCTACGACACTGAGCGAACTGTTCGTCGCTCAAATCCGCCGCAAGCCGCATACCGTCCCCTTTACCTGGATGACAGAAGTCGCACGCTGCCGGGTGCCGGGATTCACCTATCCGGACTACGACCAGATGCTCGCCCAAGCCCCTTTTAACGGATGA
- a CDS encoding FAD-dependent monooxygenase, with protein sequence MNRQSTQVVVVGGSLVGLSASVFLASRDVEHVVIEKHKGSSLLPRAMGFTEYTMECYRSVGLWDRIPQSDPGVRLRRRKVESLAGEWKEETLWTPGEIDDQRGRFSPATGAAIPQDKLEPVLRARAVELGAQLRLGHEMIGFTELGEGIEVHVSDRDSGEEYVVEASYMIAADGARSPIREKLGIERQGVGYLQTIRTTLFYCPDAEVYLKSGVQQFDIDQPGFQALLTTYQDGRWMLLMGDGEAVSSPDQQHAAVRRALGADFPFEIVASGRWELAGRIADTYQHSRIFLAGDAAHQLPPTRGGFGANTGIADVYNLAWKLDMVLRGLATEELLKTYNSERQPIGWLRHQQTFARPDYVKFTGKAMEDVTLYGDVAMELGQLYRSSAVIGAGPNLPPAKTPEAWAGQPGVRAPHAWVIYKGKRISTIDLFNRDFVLLSRDPVWREAAKQASVALEISIQAVIVGEDVLFESAQDFERLFGLKHGGGSLVRPDGVVCWRTEERVDRSDNVLIEVVAKVASAKRSASGRRN encoded by the coding sequence ATGAATCGTCAGAGTACACAAGTGGTTGTGGTTGGGGGTAGCCTTGTTGGGCTGTCCGCTTCCGTTTTCCTCGCATCGCGTGATGTCGAGCACGTTGTGATTGAGAAGCATAAGGGCAGCTCACTGCTGCCACGTGCCATGGGCTTTACCGAATACACCATGGAGTGTTACCGCAGCGTTGGATTGTGGGATCGAATTCCACAGAGCGATCCGGGCGTCCGTCTTCGCAGACGAAAAGTTGAAAGCCTTGCCGGTGAATGGAAGGAGGAGACTCTCTGGACGCCGGGCGAGATCGATGATCAACGAGGGCGCTTCTCCCCAGCGACGGGAGCAGCCATTCCGCAGGACAAGCTTGAGCCCGTTCTCCGGGCAAGGGCTGTCGAACTCGGCGCACAGTTGCGTCTAGGACACGAGATGATCGGCTTCACGGAACTGGGCGAAGGTATCGAGGTCCATGTTAGTGACCGCGACAGTGGCGAGGAATACGTTGTTGAAGCGTCGTACATGATCGCAGCCGATGGTGCCAGAAGCCCTATCCGAGAAAAGCTCGGTATTGAGCGGCAGGGTGTTGGTTATCTGCAAACCATCCGCACCACCCTGTTCTACTGCCCGGATGCCGAGGTCTATTTAAAAAGCGGTGTGCAGCAATTCGACATCGACCAGCCCGGCTTCCAGGCACTCCTTACCACGTATCAAGACGGTCGCTGGATGTTGCTGATGGGGGATGGAGAGGCTGTTAGCAGCCCCGATCAACAGCATGCGGCTGTCCGTCGTGCGCTTGGGGCCGATTTCCCGTTTGAGATTGTCGCGTCTGGACGATGGGAACTGGCTGGCCGCATCGCTGATACATACCAGCACAGCAGAATCTTCCTCGCTGGAGACGCAGCCCATCAACTGCCCCCCACGCGTGGCGGTTTTGGGGCGAACACAGGCATCGCGGACGTGTACAACCTTGCCTGGAAGCTCGACATGGTGTTGCGTGGTCTTGCAACCGAAGAGCTGTTGAAGACCTACAACAGTGAGCGGCAACCGATCGGCTGGTTGCGCCACCAACAGACCTTTGCGCGTCCCGACTATGTGAAGTTCACCGGCAAGGCGATGGAAGATGTCACTCTTTATGGAGATGTCGCAATGGAACTCGGTCAACTGTACCGTTCGTCTGCGGTGATCGGCGCAGGCCCGAACCTTCCCCCTGCCAAGACGCCAGAGGCATGGGCAGGACAGCCGGGCGTCCGTGCTCCTCATGCATGGGTCATCTATAAAGGCAAACGAATTTCCACCATCGACCTCTTTAACCGAGACTTCGTTCTGCTCTCCCGTGACCCTGTCTGGCGCGAAGCTGCGAAGCAAGCTTCGGTCGCGCTGGAAATCTCCATCCAGGCTGTGATCGTCGGTGAAGATGTCCTATTTGAATCGGCACAGGACTTCGAACGCTTGTTCGGCCTCAAACACGGCGGTGGATCGCTGGTCCGGCCGGATGGCGTGGTCTGCTGGCGAACAGAGGAAAGAGTCGATCGATCAGACAACGTCCTGATAGAGGTTGTAGCGAAGGTGGCCTCCGCAAAACGGAGCGCTTCCGGACGCCGTAACTGA
- a CDS encoding transposase: protein MELPRQFGVELIGPVLPDTSWQTQAGKGFESFRFQIDWQAKQVRCPMGRTSNYWSEGIDRVGEPLIRARFSRKDCEVCPGFQDCTTSAKYGRCVSFRPQEQHEALQRARAYQATQEFKERYQCRAGIEGSISEAVRVFGMRRSRYIGVAKTHLQHMAIAAAINLHRWFAWVEERPMAATRVSRFQALAPLGS from the coding sequence GTGGAATTGCCGCGTCAGTTTGGGGTAGAGCTTATCGGTCCAGTTCTACCAGACACCAGTTGGCAAACCCAGGCGGGCAAAGGCTTTGAGTCCTTTCGTTTTCAGATTGATTGGCAGGCAAAGCAAGTGCGTTGCCCGATGGGAAGGACCAGCAACTACTGGAGTGAGGGAATAGACCGGGTAGGTGAACCTCTGATTCGCGCCCGATTTAGCCGCAAAGACTGCGAGGTTTGTCCAGGTTTTCAGGATTGCACGACTTCGGCAAAATATGGACGATGTGTTTCATTTCGTCCTCAGGAGCAGCATGAGGCATTGCAGCGAGCAAGAGCCTATCAGGCAACGCAGGAATTCAAGGAGCGCTATCAATGCCGCGCAGGAATTGAAGGCAGCATATCCGAAGCAGTACGGGTGTTTGGTATGCGTCGTAGCCGTTACATCGGGGTAGCCAAAACACACTTACAGCACATGGCGATTGCCGCAGCGATCAACTTGCACCGATGGTTTGCCTGGGTGGAGGAGCGACCAATGGCAGCAACACGAGTATCACGATTTCAAGCGTTGGCTCCTTTGGGCTCATAG
- a CDS encoding glycosyltransferase family 2 protein, which produces MNPLVTIAIPTYRRLAYLQEAVASALAQSYPHIEVLVSQDPTSEGPDPAIRAWCLALAEQEPRLSYRCNAQNLGLAGNWNAAIQAARGQYVTIIGDDDRLLPAFVERLLPGLSPGISVAFANHYLIDALGNRLLARSEVHTATYHRANLSAGEIADPESCAWQNAVPMLASLIAAEPLQRLGFKIDLNTPEVEFFVRLAQEGGRFYFCPEYLAEYRVHLGSATQSGLTSEVLARYLIDLPASPQAERHKRALLASLLPNAVSRHLRRGERELARKLLASSYYPDGERVTGIALVQRFCTALPEPVGCSLYRTLYFAGRQLRL; this is translated from the coding sequence ATGAACCCGCTGGTGACGATCGCCATTCCCACCTACAGGCGGCTTGCCTACCTGCAGGAGGCAGTCGCCTCGGCCCTCGCCCAGAGTTATCCCCATATCGAAGTGCTGGTGAGCCAGGATCCGACTTCCGAAGGACCGGACCCGGCGATCCGGGCCTGGTGTCTGGCGCTGGCGGAGCAAGAACCGCGCCTCAGCTACCGCTGCAACGCCCAGAACCTTGGCCTGGCCGGGAACTGGAACGCCGCTATTCAGGCGGCCCGAGGCCAGTACGTGACGATTATCGGCGACGACGATCGGCTTTTACCTGCCTTCGTCGAGCGGCTGCTGCCGGGCCTGTCGCCGGGAATCAGCGTCGCCTTTGCCAACCACTACCTGATCGACGCTCTGGGCAACCGATTGCTCGCCCGGAGCGAGGTCCACACCGCCACCTACCACCGGGCCAACCTGAGCGCAGGTGAGATCGCCGATCCTGAAAGTTGCGCCTGGCAGAATGCCGTACCGATGCTGGCATCTTTGATCGCGGCGGAACCGTTGCAGCGGCTGGGCTTCAAGATCGATCTCAACACGCCGGAAGTCGAATTTTTCGTGCGGCTGGCCCAGGAGGGAGGACGCTTCTACTTCTGTCCGGAGTACCTGGCGGAGTACCGGGTCCATCTGGGTTCTGCCACCCAATCGGGACTCACCTCCGAGGTTCTCGCCCGCTACTTGATCGACCTCCCAGCTTCACCGCAAGCCGAGCGCCACAAGCGTGCCCTGCTTGCCTCACTGTTGCCGAACGCCGTAAGCCGCCACCTGCGCCGGGGGGAGCGCGAGTTGGCTCGAAAATTGCTTGCAAGCAGCTACTATCCTGACGGTGAAAGGGTTACGGGCATCGCTCTCGTCCAGCGCTTCTGCACGGCGTTGCCGGAACCTGTTGGTTGTTCACTCTACCGGACGCTCTACTTCGCAGGCAGGCAACTTCGCCTCTGA
- a CDS encoding winged helix-turn-helix transcriptional regulator: protein MTQRNSSRLFDLMAQGNVFEPGCPSREFLKHLTSSWGVLVLIALGGGTLRFSDLRRRVNGVSERMLAQTLQQLEGDGLVDRRSYPVVPPHVEYTLTALGHEAAQRVEALAEWVEENLPTLIANRDRARALSGER from the coding sequence ATGACGCAGCGCAACTCTTCACGACTTTTTGATCTCATGGCCCAAGGCAATGTCTTTGAACCAGGCTGCCCGTCGCGTGAATTTCTAAAACACCTGACGAGCAGTTGGGGCGTCTTAGTCCTCATTGCGCTAGGTGGTGGCACGCTTCGCTTCAGTGACCTGCGGCGCAGGGTAAACGGTGTGAGTGAACGCATGCTTGCGCAGACCCTCCAGCAGCTCGAGGGTGACGGTCTGGTCGATCGACGCAGCTACCCGGTCGTACCGCCGCACGTCGAATACACGCTGACTGCCCTGGGCCACGAAGCGGCGCAGCGCGTGGAAGCGCTCGCGGAGTGGGTAGAGGAGAATCTGCCGACACTCATCGCGAATCGCGATCGTGCCAGGGCTTTGTCGGGCGAGCGCTAG
- a CDS encoding DUF1919 domain-containing protein produces MTKVLPPLIKQVRRRLATAIMRARTRNRDFVIISNDCWGAEVYRELGLPYRTPFVGLFMVTPCFMRLLDDLWLYLDTRTELRFIRHSRYPSVNDWRQKQQLTYPMGLLADSVELHFLHYDDPSEAASKWFRRLSRIEAGNTDQIFVKFSADKDLCTEADVRHFEALPFAHKLCLAAQPYPGCRSVVSMPDYDIDGAYMYWLCRRYFDVAGWLNGKTHPDGLPERLLNTVLYYRY; encoded by the coding sequence ATGACTAAAGTACTCCCGCCCCTCATCAAGCAGGTCCGGCGGAGGCTGGCAACGGCGATCATGCGCGCCCGCACCCGCAACCGGGACTTTGTCATCATCTCCAACGACTGTTGGGGAGCGGAGGTCTACCGCGAACTGGGCCTGCCCTACCGCACCCCGTTTGTCGGACTTTTTATGGTCACCCCCTGCTTTATGCGCCTGCTGGACGATCTCTGGTTGTATCTGGACACCCGCACCGAGCTGAGATTTATCCGGCACTCGCGCTATCCGAGCGTCAACGATTGGCGGCAAAAGCAGCAACTTACCTACCCGATGGGACTTCTGGCGGACAGCGTCGAGCTGCACTTTCTGCACTACGACGATCCCAGCGAAGCGGCCAGCAAATGGTTCCGCCGTCTCAGCCGCATCGAAGCGGGAAACACCGATCAGATCTTCGTCAAATTTTCCGCCGACAAAGACCTCTGCACCGAGGCGGACGTGCGGCACTTCGAGGCGCTGCCCTTTGCCCACAAACTTTGTCTGGCAGCCCAGCCCTATCCGGGGTGCCGCTCGGTCGTCTCGATGCCAGACTACGATATCGACGGAGCATACATGTACTGGCTTTGCCGGCGCTACTTCGACGTGGCAGGCTGGCTCAACGGCAAGACGCATCCGGACGGCCTACCAGAGCGCCTACTCAATACCGTTCTTTATTATCGGTACTGA
- a CDS encoding SDR family oxidoreductase → MYGVTGASGQLGRLVLKALLETVAPDRLVALVRDPDKLADVAARGVAVRHFDYDHLAEPTAVLAGIDRLLLISSSEIGRRLPQHQAVIDAAVAAHVGFIAYTSILHADSNPMLLAEEHRATEAALKASGLAHALLRNGWYTENYLGQVQVVVEHGELIGSAGEGRISAAARADYAVAASAVLIGAPETRIYELVGDRAFTLTQLAAAIAGASGKPVVYRNLPEAAYREMLESTGLPAPIANALADSDVKAAEGVLFDDSGVLSALIGRATTPMEESVKFALRA, encoded by the coding sequence ATGTACGGTGTTACCGGAGCCTCGGGCCAGCTCGGCCGCCTCGTACTCAAGGCATTGCTGGAAACGGTTGCGCCCGATCGGCTTGTCGCCCTAGTTCGCGATCCTGACAAGCTTGCCGATGTGGCGGCGCGCGGCGTGGCGGTACGCCACTTCGACTACGATCATCTCGCCGAGCCGACGGCCGTGCTCGCCGGGATAGACCGGCTGCTGCTAATTTCTTCGAGCGAGATCGGCCGGCGTTTGCCGCAGCATCAAGCAGTGATCGACGCAGCTGTAGCCGCACACGTAGGCTTCATCGCCTATACCAGCATCCTCCACGCCGACAGCAACCCGATGCTGCTGGCCGAGGAGCATCGCGCGACCGAGGCGGCTCTAAAAGCCAGTGGATTGGCTCACGCATTGTTGCGAAACGGCTGGTACACCGAGAACTATCTTGGGCAGGTACAGGTCGTGGTGGAGCACGGCGAGCTGATAGGAAGCGCTGGCGAGGGACGTATTTCCGCTGCCGCTCGCGCCGACTACGCCGTTGCGGCAAGCGCTGTCCTGATCGGTGCGCCCGAGACTCGCATATATGAACTTGTCGGCGACCGGGCATTCACCCTCACCCAGCTCGCTGCAGCTATAGCAGGCGCGAGCGGTAAACCAGTAGTCTACCGCAACCTTCCCGAAGCGGCGTATCGTGAAATGTTGGAGTCTACTGGCCTACCCGCACCGATTGCCAACGCCCTTGCGGACAGCGATGTGAAGGCGGCAGAGGGCGTGCTGTTCGACGATAGTGGTGTGTTGAGCGCGCTGATCGGTCGTGCAACCACGCCAATGGAAGAGAGCGTGAAATTTGCACTGCGGGCATGA
- a CDS encoding cryptochrome/photolyase family protein translates to MRTIVVWFRRDLRLSDHPALAAAVAEGARIVPLFVFSPYLLTHPETGSGRVQFMLGCLESLRNNLRVLGSRLICRWGEQAEVVPDFAREVGATAVYWNADSERAWRTATDCQVVSALQERSIEARCFEVEALLPAGGPESYALKHFTPHWYGALSLPTAPRPTELPAVDERIEDAPLRTLADLGLPPSDQQVLVAGEREAHRLLSAFVATKARHYLKSLSVAVAATESTSRLGPHLKFGTISVRQVYQRVQSRIGQVDSYQKRNLEGFISRLFWRDHFGQKLRNLPRCESESYLQAFDEVNWSTRTDHYQAWCNGQTGYPLVDASMRCLNRTGWLPFRLRALCATFHCIDLLLPWQGGALHFMQKLMDADVAIDHWQWQSHAGVSNRGRQWFRVYNPIAGVEKIDPKGEFIRQWVPELEGVSAAHLGAPWRHEVEYLPPIVEHEEARRRALAVLEPIKRRCSQASDAS, encoded by the coding sequence ATGCGCACTATCGTCGTCTGGTTTCGGCGCGACCTGCGTCTGAGCGATCATCCTGCCCTCGCCGCTGCTGTGGCTGAGGGGGCACGTATCGTGCCGCTTTTTGTCTTTTCTCCTTATCTGCTGACGCATCCTGAGACTGGCAGTGGCCGGGTGCAGTTCATGCTCGGTTGCCTGGAGAGCCTCAGAAACAACCTACGGGTACTCGGTTCGCGCCTCATCTGCCGCTGGGGAGAACAAGCTGAGGTCGTGCCCGATTTTGCACGTGAGGTCGGGGCAACGGCTGTCTATTGGAACGCTGACAGCGAGCGGGCCTGGCGCACTGCTACTGATTGCCAAGTCGTCAGCGCCCTTCAAGAGCGGAGCATCGAGGCACGCTGCTTCGAGGTGGAGGCGTTACTCCCAGCAGGTGGGCCTGAAAGTTACGCGCTCAAGCACTTTACTCCCCATTGGTACGGGGCGCTGAGCTTGCCGACTGCTCCCAGGCCGACAGAGCTACCTGCTGTAGATGAGCGGATCGAAGACGCTCCTCTGCGCACTCTTGCAGACCTTGGTTTGCCACCGAGCGACCAGCAGGTGCTCGTGGCAGGCGAGCGTGAAGCCCATCGCTTGCTCAGTGCGTTCGTCGCAACGAAGGCTCGGCACTACCTGAAAAGCCTGAGTGTAGCCGTGGCAGCTACAGAATCGACCAGCCGTCTCGGGCCGCACCTCAAGTTCGGCACCATCTCCGTGCGCCAGGTCTACCAGCGGGTGCAAAGTCGCATCGGTCAGGTAGACTCCTATCAAAAGCGCAACCTGGAGGGTTTCATCTCTCGTCTTTTCTGGCGCGACCACTTTGGCCAGAAGCTGAGGAACCTGCCCCGATGCGAGAGCGAGTCTTATCTGCAGGCGTTCGACGAGGTGAACTGGAGCACACGCACAGACCACTACCAGGCGTGGTGCAATGGTCAGACCGGCTACCCGCTTGTTGACGCATCGATGCGCTGCTTGAACCGCACAGGCTGGCTGCCGTTTCGACTGCGGGCGTTGTGTGCGACGTTTCACTGCATCGACTTGTTGCTGCCGTGGCAGGGAGGGGCACTGCACTTTATGCAGAAGCTGATGGATGCGGATGTGGCCATCGACCACTGGCAGTGGCAGAGCCATGCGGGGGTGAGCAACCGGGGCCGGCAGTGGTTTCGAGTCTATAACCCGATAGCCGGAGTAGAGAAGATAGACCCGAAAGGAGAGTTCATCCGGCAGTGGGTACCGGAGTTGGAGGGAGTGAGCGCTGCCCATCTAGGAGCGCCGTGGCGACATGAAGTAGAGTACCTGCCGCCGATAGTGGAGCACGAGGAGGCGCGCCGTCGAGCGCTGGCAGTGCTTGAGCCTATCAAGCGCCGCTGCAGTCAAGCGAGCGACGCAAGCTAG